The following proteins are encoded in a genomic region of Deinococcus betulae:
- a CDS encoding carboxypeptidase-like regulatory domain-containing protein produces the protein MNRILTRSIFASALTLGLCTSAHATQAVRGFITGTVVNQAGAPLPNVEVVADNTLGYNSNLITRTDAQGHYKISVNGMPTTFKVSAKTTLKYKGAQIPISLSAKGQAVVPGNVGGVVDFVLKPDTSTPYGNLGLVTVQMGVGVSSLVDYNKVVLTLTPVGKLADGSSGKPLVVRPVHLAGWFVVNVMYGTYKVTATENGQPLEVRQKGDGTILREWGSSFTGDFIKDMWAPNPALNVEIRHPETATVPDARPSANSSAASSSTASSSSSGGPTISGTLRADTDLKGAVVFACVPAGHGGEDCDEGFTRFVTVKGSGQQVSYVLNNLSPGLEYRLVAWLDQDGDGDVSDGDLLGLLNDSDDTVMAPVKNADITLKPTN, from the coding sequence ATGAACCGAATCCTAACCCGCTCCATCTTCGCGTCGGCCCTCACGCTCGGCCTGTGCACGTCCGCCCACGCCACCCAGGCCGTCCGGGGCTTTATTACTGGCACCGTGGTCAACCAGGCCGGCGCGCCACTGCCCAACGTCGAGGTGGTGGCCGACAACACGCTGGGTTACAACAGCAATCTGATCACCCGCACCGACGCCCAGGGCCACTACAAGATCAGCGTCAATGGCATGCCCACCACCTTTAAGGTCAGTGCGAAAACGACCCTGAAATACAAAGGCGCCCAGATTCCAATCTCGCTGAGTGCCAAAGGACAGGCTGTGGTGCCGGGCAATGTCGGCGGGGTCGTAGACTTCGTCCTGAAACCCGACACGTCCACGCCCTACGGCAATCTGGGCCTCGTGACTGTGCAGATGGGTGTTGGCGTCTCCAGCCTGGTCGATTACAACAAGGTGGTGCTGACCCTCACACCTGTGGGCAAGTTGGCCGACGGCAGCAGCGGAAAACCACTGGTGGTCCGGCCGGTGCATCTGGCCGGCTGGTTCGTGGTGAACGTCATGTACGGCACCTACAAGGTCACGGCCACTGAAAATGGTCAGCCGCTGGAGGTGCGCCAGAAGGGCGACGGCACCATTCTGCGCGAGTGGGGCAGCAGCTTCACCGGCGACTTCATCAAGGACATGTGGGCGCCCAATCCCGCCCTGAACGTCGAAATCCGGCACCCCGAGACAGCCACGGTGCCCGATGCCCGCCCATCAGCCAACAGCTCGGCCGCCAGCTCCAGCACGGCCAGTTCCAGTTCGTCCGGGGGCCCGACCATTTCCGGCACGCTGCGGGCCGACACCGACCTGAAGGGCGCCGTAGTGTTCGCCTGTGTGCCGGCAGGCCACGGCGGCGAGGACTGCGACGAAGGCTTCACCCGTTTTGTGACTGTCAAGGGGTCCGGACAGCAGGTGAGTTACGTTCTGAACAACCTTTCGCCGGGCCTCGAATACCGCCTGGTGGCGTGGCTGGATCAGGACGGCGACGGCGACGTGAGTGACGGCGACCTGCTGGGCCTCCTGAACGACAGCGACGATACCGTCATGGCTCCGGTCAAAAACGCCGACATCACCCTGAAACCCACGAACTGA
- a CDS encoding FAD-dependent oxidoreductase: MNTPTHAVVVGASVAGLLSARVLSSHFDQVTLIERDLLTDQVGARKGVPQGQHTHGLLAGGLRAMADLFPGLEAELTQAGAVSSDLIGDTVTVQGGVRRPRVHSGIGLLCLSRPLLEATIRRRVLALPNVTLCDGLSFLGYTLSADGQATVGVQCQTGSGEELQLPAQLVVDATGRGSRTPAWLESHGFAAPAETQLPINLRYVTREYARQPGDLGGANAFAVLPQPPHEYTLGSAAAVEGDRWLVMQGGWLGHHPPQDEAGFLSFAAGLAAPEFHAFLSTARPLSGFSTYTFKANVRRHYERLTRFPAGLLVVGDAWCSFNPVYGQGMTVAALEALALERVLAGRRGSTPLGLTYFKAARRIVELAWSMAANADLAYPEVPGPRPALIKAMNWYMGHFQRASLHDSSLATALFEVAHLLRPPSALVSPGTLLRVSRAARQHRTEQAALSVPA, encoded by the coding sequence ATGAATACACCAACCCACGCCGTGGTGGTGGGGGCCAGTGTGGCTGGCCTGCTCAGCGCCCGCGTTCTTTCCAGTCATTTTGACCAGGTGACCCTCATTGAGCGCGACCTATTGACCGACCAAGTCGGCGCCCGCAAGGGGGTCCCTCAGGGCCAACACACCCACGGGCTCCTCGCCGGCGGCCTGCGGGCAATGGCGGACCTGTTCCCCGGCCTGGAAGCCGAATTGACCCAGGCCGGCGCCGTCAGCAGCGACCTGATTGGAGACACCGTCACCGTCCAGGGGGGCGTGCGGCGCCCCCGCGTTCACAGTGGCATTGGGCTGCTGTGCCTCAGCCGCCCGCTGCTGGAAGCTACGATTCGCCGCCGGGTGCTGGCGCTCCCGAATGTCACGCTCTGTGACGGCCTGAGCTTCCTGGGGTATACCCTCAGCGCCGACGGGCAGGCCACCGTCGGTGTTCAGTGTCAAACGGGCAGCGGGGAGGAACTTCAGCTTCCGGCCCAGCTGGTCGTGGACGCCACTGGGCGTGGGTCGCGCACCCCGGCCTGGCTGGAGAGCCATGGCTTCGCGGCGCCGGCCGAGACGCAGCTGCCCATCAACCTGCGCTACGTGACCCGTGAATATGCTCGGCAGCCCGGTGACCTGGGCGGCGCCAACGCCTTTGCGGTGCTGCCTCAGCCGCCCCACGAGTACACGCTGGGCTCGGCGGCAGCCGTCGAGGGCGACCGCTGGCTGGTGATGCAAGGCGGCTGGCTGGGCCACCACCCACCGCAGGATGAGGCCGGCTTTCTGTCGTTTGCTGCCGGCCTGGCTGCTCCTGAGTTTCATGCCTTCCTGTCCACTGCCCGGCCGCTCAGTGGCTTTTCGACCTATACCTTCAAAGCCAATGTCCGCCGACACTACGAGCGGCTGACCCGTTTTCCGGCGGGCCTGCTGGTCGTGGGCGACGCGTGGTGCAGCTTTAATCCGGTGTACGGCCAGGGGATGACGGTGGCCGCGCTGGAAGCCCTGGCTCTTGAGCGTGTGCTGGCCGGCAGAAGGGGCAGTACGCCGCTAGGGCTGACCTATTTCAAGGCGGCCCGCCGCATTGTGGAGCTGGCGTGGTCTATGGCGGCCAACGCCGACCTGGCCTACCCCGAGGTGCCGGGGCCACGGCCAGCGCTCATCAAGGCGATGAACTGGTACATGGGCCACTTCCAGCGCGCCAGCCTTCACGATTCCAGCCTGGCCACGGCGCTGTTTGAGGTGGCCCACCTGCTTCGGCCGCCGTCTGCACTGGTCTCGCCCGGCACCCTCCTGCGCGTGAGCCGCGCCGCACGCCAGCACCGAACAGAGCAAGCGGCACTGTCTGTCCCCGCCTGA
- a CDS encoding tetratricopeptide repeat protein yields the protein MSIRSVLASVLVPPTASRYLGPMILRSAVPLLLSLGSAQASPDLYGQFWGDALPLPPAAQQREQLDRDRLWVCPVVTGADVQAALNPAVQTLQETLAGMAKDDPARVALQQTLNQLKASGQNVPPPAAPRPSAAPLTLAQALKNTQTWLGQHEAAGVRALAASQEGKSAGRASAFALQATLAGRPEAALAGLLTAHTLEPKNADTLVNLAGALVTVNLPAEALAVLAQAERQGIAPGGAMGISVQAVALNNRGGALVKLGRFAEADKVLRQALALQPTLTEAGQLLAHALLCQGKTADAVQVMRRSARRAPGTGAGQELPTSSGPGPSTSQPTPASAGQIESRRPARQVFDMTRGQSITLPDLKIAQTPAQAVQLLDRYVALDEELSERGLALVRRQEAVELQLRNRGEALPATQARQKAIWLALIASRAEPELRALDTRQDRTGDEVARIWGDFWHCEGGCSIAVIIDKAHGDEEVFRSLCVPQLQGAHERWRSAMHAYAHDLAAAAKADYLYETALAANYSDPLWHQRAALQAEIEATGRFGMLVNAARLWAHDVKSFESGCVEGSGGAADSVPVAAPLKVPPPDVCKPLVGLFTTSVSLGVVDAGFSCDKVSLKVAPSGLLTSFVKAELDMSAEKWKTTVIIGLQGGGSLKEVAGLGVKAAVGAYVSATRDGIKDYGMVGEVKSSIGINVGEKLPIGQVKIGESAKAINARWSFVTGETIFDVGH from the coding sequence ATGTCTATTCGTTCCGTGCTGGCCAGCGTGCTGGTTCCGCCCACCGCTTCGCGTTACCTGGGGCCGATGATCCTCCGGTCAGCTGTGCCCCTGCTGCTGTCTCTGGGGTCTGCGCAGGCGTCGCCTGACCTTTACGGTCAATTCTGGGGCGACGCCCTGCCCCTCCCACCTGCGGCCCAGCAGCGCGAGCAACTAGACCGCGACCGTCTGTGGGTCTGCCCGGTGGTCACGGGGGCCGACGTGCAGGCGGCGCTGAACCCGGCGGTTCAGACCTTGCAGGAGACCCTCGCCGGCATGGCCAAGGATGACCCCGCGAGGGTGGCCTTGCAGCAGACCCTTAATCAGCTCAAAGCCTCCGGCCAGAACGTCCCGCCGCCGGCAGCGCCCCGGCCCAGCGCAGCGCCCTTGACCCTGGCCCAGGCCCTGAAGAACACGCAGACCTGGCTGGGTCAGCATGAGGCGGCGGGGGTCCGGGCCCTGGCGGCCAGTCAAGAGGGGAAGTCGGCAGGGCGGGCGAGCGCCTTTGCGCTGCAGGCTACCCTTGCGGGTCGCCCGGAAGCGGCGCTGGCAGGCCTGCTGACGGCCCACACCCTGGAGCCCAAGAACGCCGATACCCTGGTCAACCTGGCCGGGGCGCTGGTCACGGTGAATCTACCCGCCGAGGCCCTGGCCGTACTGGCGCAGGCCGAGCGGCAAGGCATTGCGCCTGGCGGGGCCATGGGAATTTCGGTGCAGGCGGTCGCGCTGAACAACCGGGGCGGCGCCCTGGTCAAGCTGGGGCGATTTGCCGAGGCTGACAAGGTGCTGCGTCAGGCCCTGGCCCTGCAGCCCACCCTGACGGAAGCGGGCCAGTTGCTGGCCCACGCTCTGCTGTGTCAGGGCAAAACCGCCGACGCGGTGCAGGTGATGCGCCGCAGTGCGCGCCGCGCCCCAGGCACGGGTGCAGGCCAGGAACTGCCGACCTCGTCAGGCCCTGGGCCTTCAACCAGCCAGCCCACGCCGGCCAGTGCTGGGCAGATCGAGAGCCGCCGGCCAGCCCGCCAGGTCTTCGACATGACGCGTGGCCAGAGCATCACGCTCCCTGACCTGAAGATTGCGCAGACCCCGGCCCAGGCGGTGCAGCTGCTGGACCGTTACGTAGCGCTTGACGAGGAACTGAGTGAGCGGGGACTGGCGCTGGTTCGGCGGCAGGAAGCGGTCGAGCTGCAACTGCGCAACCGGGGGGAAGCTCTGCCGGCGACCCAGGCGAGACAGAAGGCGATCTGGTTAGCGCTCATCGCCTCGCGCGCCGAGCCAGAGCTGCGGGCGCTGGACACCCGTCAGGACCGCACAGGGGACGAGGTGGCCCGCATCTGGGGCGACTTCTGGCACTGCGAAGGCGGCTGCTCCATTGCCGTCATCATCGACAAAGCCCACGGCGACGAAGAGGTCTTTCGCAGCCTGTGTGTGCCCCAGTTGCAGGGCGCCCATGAACGCTGGCGCAGCGCTATGCACGCCTATGCCCATGACCTCGCCGCTGCGGCCAAGGCGGACTACCTCTACGAAACGGCCCTGGCTGCCAATTACAGCGACCCTCTGTGGCATCAGCGCGCGGCGCTGCAGGCAGAAATTGAGGCCACGGGCCGGTTTGGCATGCTGGTCAATGCCGCCCGGCTCTGGGCGCATGACGTCAAAAGTTTTGAGAGTGGTTGTGTCGAAGGCTCTGGTGGAGCGGCTGACTCGGTGCCAGTGGCCGCACCCCTAAAGGTGCCGCCGCCAGACGTGTGTAAGCCCCTGGTGGGCCTCTTCACCACATCGGTGTCGCTGGGCGTGGTGGATGCGGGCTTCAGCTGCGATAAGGTCTCGCTGAAAGTGGCGCCTTCTGGCCTGCTGACCTCCTTTGTCAAAGCAGAGCTGGATATGTCGGCCGAGAAGTGGAAAACGACGGTGATCATCGGCCTTCAAGGCGGCGGCAGCCTGAAGGAGGTGGCTGGACTTGGGGTCAAGGCGGCGGTGGGGGCCTATGTGTCCGCCACGCGCGACGGGATCAAGGATTACGGCATGGTCGGCGAAGTCAAATCGTCTATCGGCATCAATGTTGGGGAAAAGCTGCCCATCGGCCAGGTCAAGATTGGCGAGAGCGCGAAGGCCATTAATGCCCGCTGGAGTTTCGTGACTGGCGAAACCATCTTCGATGTAGGGCATTGA
- a CDS encoding carboxypeptidase-like regulatory domain-containing protein, giving the protein MFRSLTVTSLLLSLVLGACSTSPAGGGVVPPDPVPLPGDPGPIPNPTPGPDPTPGPNPTPGDPVPPPPGDTTAQGFITGRIVNQYGQPVVNAEVVADNTLAYNSNLITHTDADGRYKISVNGMPTTFKVSAKITLNYPPYNPQVDLVPDGETVVPGNVGGVVNFTLKPGTSQYGNLGMIQVENGAGYFVDLSKVELTVNSVGTLADGSSGVSFKVKPTHLWSWYVINVMYGTYTVTATENGVPLDVRKKFDGGELYEWHSSFTGGFTKDMWAPNPVMNLQLRPHNDDPTP; this is encoded by the coding sequence ATGTTCCGATCACTGACTGTTACTTCTCTGCTGCTGTCTCTGGTTCTCGGCGCCTGCTCGACATCACCCGCAGGTGGAGGCGTGGTGCCGCCCGACCCGGTGCCCCTGCCGGGTGACCCCGGCCCCATACCCAACCCCACCCCTGGCCCTGATCCCACGCCTGGTCCCAACCCCACACCCGGTGATCCCGTTCCGCCGCCTCCCGGCGACACCACGGCACAGGGCTTCATCACGGGCCGGATTGTCAACCAGTATGGGCAGCCTGTGGTCAATGCAGAGGTGGTGGCCGACAACACGCTGGCCTATAACAGCAACCTCATTACCCACACGGATGCTGATGGCCGCTACAAGATCAGCGTGAACGGCATGCCCACCACCTTCAAAGTCAGCGCCAAAATCACGCTGAACTACCCGCCCTATAACCCGCAAGTGGATCTGGTGCCCGACGGCGAGACGGTGGTGCCTGGCAACGTGGGCGGCGTCGTAAACTTCACGCTCAAGCCTGGGACTTCTCAGTACGGCAACCTGGGCATGATTCAGGTAGAAAACGGCGCTGGGTACTTCGTCGATCTGTCCAAGGTCGAACTGACGGTCAACTCGGTTGGGACGCTGGCCGACGGCAGCAGCGGCGTGTCGTTCAAGGTCAAGCCAACCCACCTGTGGAGCTGGTACGTCATCAACGTGATGTACGGCACCTATACGGTCACCGCCACCGAAAACGGCGTCCCCCTGGACGTCCGCAAGAAGTTTGACGGCGGAGAGCTGTACGAATGGCACAGCAGCTTTACTGGCGGCTTTACCAAGGACATGTGGGCCCCCAACCCGGTCATGAACCTTCAGCTCCGGCCGCACAACGACGATCCCACTCCCTGA
- a CDS encoding DUF4352 domain-containing protein produces the protein MNKVIWTTLLTLALLNPCQSAQAAAAPTTQKPAVQGTVPLAGLNATLQQPYTLGKSSPLNFTLTKATFSVSRVIVGNEVFTPKADQKLLVLTFRVANPQKKDVYFDSRSFTFTAVDAQNINRPSVRSVGLASTGELVGLQLKPSQVLEFVTAIMVPAAGVVPKLIVEHEAGTGVLRYDLRRVTNPLAAPYADPADASGASALGAVPAKVGQNYPLESFDLRLETTALSTEVLDGRAPRSGHRYVVATVVLKNQAPQERYLGLQTLMPEILDADGERLRYLTVLKARGEGGPGLKLAPGAEYRARYVFEVPDGTPLQTLVFQEGYSHTLLFDVSALK, from the coding sequence ATGAACAAGGTGATCTGGACGACCCTGCTGACCCTCGCCCTCCTGAATCCATGTCAATCGGCCCAGGCCGCGGCGGCGCCGACGACACAGAAACCGGCCGTACAGGGGACAGTGCCGCTGGCGGGCCTGAACGCGACGCTCCAGCAGCCCTATACCCTCGGCAAGAGCAGTCCGCTCAATTTCACCCTGACAAAGGCCACTTTTAGCGTCTCGCGCGTGATCGTTGGGAACGAGGTCTTTACCCCGAAGGCCGATCAAAAGTTGCTGGTCCTGACCTTCCGCGTGGCCAATCCCCAGAAGAAAGACGTGTACTTTGACTCACGGTCCTTCACCTTCACGGCGGTCGACGCCCAGAACATCAACCGCCCCTCGGTGCGCAGCGTGGGCCTGGCTTCCACCGGCGAACTGGTGGGTTTGCAGCTCAAGCCTTCTCAGGTTCTGGAGTTCGTGACGGCCATCATGGTGCCCGCAGCGGGCGTGGTGCCCAAGCTGATCGTGGAACACGAAGCCGGCACTGGCGTGCTGCGCTACGATCTGCGCCGGGTGACTAACCCACTGGCCGCGCCTTACGCCGATCCTGCCGATGCCAGTGGGGCCAGCGCGTTGGGGGCCGTGCCGGCCAAGGTGGGCCAGAACTACCCCCTGGAGAGCTTTGACCTGCGGCTGGAAACGACGGCCCTCAGCACCGAAGTGCTGGATGGCCGCGCTCCACGCAGTGGACACCGCTACGTTGTGGCCACCGTGGTGCTCAAGAACCAAGCGCCGCAGGAGCGCTACCTGGGTTTGCAAACCCTGATGCCCGAAATTCTGGACGCCGACGGAGAGCGGCTGCGCTACCTCACGGTCCTTAAAGCCAGAGGCGAGGGGGGACCAGGCCTGAAACTTGCTCCTGGCGCAGAGTACCGGGCGCGCTACGTGTTTGAAGTGCCGGACGGCACCCCTCTGCAGACTCTCGTCTTTCAGGAAGGCTACAGCCACACCCTGCTGTTTGACGTGAGTGCTTTGAAGTAA
- a CDS encoding GNAT family N-acetyltransferase: MTDLSSLLAALPSLRTPRLLLRPLGPSYLNQVMASLQDPEAMRLTGTATQFTADQVSQFLTAVQGAENRADWAILRLSDGLYLGEAVLNDLDAGNRSMNFRIGLSSSEVFGQGYGSEATQAVVRYGFDHLDLHRISLGVYAFNPRARRVYHKCGFIDEGLERQALHWEGVWVDQHRMARLATDPAGEMESMPYEVVSED, from the coding sequence ATGACCGATCTCTCTTCCCTGCTGGCGGCTCTCCCTTCCCTCCGTACACCCCGCCTTCTTCTGCGGCCCCTCGGCCCCTCCTACCTCAATCAGGTCATGGCCAGCTTGCAAGACCCTGAAGCCATGCGGTTAACAGGGACGGCCACTCAGTTCACCGCCGACCAGGTGTCGCAGTTTCTGACCGCAGTTCAGGGTGCGGAGAACCGCGCCGACTGGGCCATTCTGCGGCTCTCTGACGGCCTTTACCTGGGAGAAGCCGTGCTGAACGATCTAGATGCGGGGAACCGCAGCATGAATTTTCGCATCGGCCTGAGTAGTTCTGAAGTCTTTGGTCAGGGCTACGGCAGCGAAGCGACGCAGGCGGTGGTGCGCTACGGGTTTGACCACCTGGACCTTCACCGCATCAGCCTCGGGGTCTACGCCTTTAACCCGCGTGCGCGCCGGGTGTATCACAAATGCGGCTTTATAGATGAAGGGTTGGAACGTCAGGCCCTGCACTGGGAGGGGGTCTGGGTGGACCAGCACCGAATGGCCCGGCTGGCCACTGACCCGGCGGGCGAGATGGAGAGCATGCCCTACGAGGTGGTTTCCGAAGATTAA
- a CDS encoding SHOCT domain-containing protein has protein sequence MDIFVNNAPAQAVPQTYLPLQSVPYGYGPLSVPRHDGPPGFLLVALGIGAFLFLRRRRLHRFGGPGQMPEEVRHLRETFRQGRSRFVTDQAQQIARERYAKGEINADEYEALRRTLSGEHKPGQSGQPEAEGDLKL, from the coding sequence ATGGATATTTTTGTCAACAACGCCCCCGCTCAGGCTGTTCCTCAGACCTACCTCCCCCTGCAAAGTGTGCCCTACGGGTATGGCCCCCTGTCGGTGCCACGCCACGACGGCCCACCCGGCTTCCTGCTGGTGGCCCTGGGGATAGGCGCTTTTCTCTTTTTGAGGCGCCGACGCCTGCACCGCTTTGGTGGCCCCGGCCAGATGCCCGAGGAGGTTCGCCACCTGCGCGAGACCTTCCGCCAGGGCCGAAGCCGCTTCGTGACCGATCAGGCGCAGCAGATTGCCCGCGAGCGCTACGCCAAAGGCGAGATCAACGCCGACGAGTATGAGGCCCTGCGCCGTACCCTGAGCGGTGAGCACAAGCCTGGCCAGTCCGGGCAACCTGAGGCCGAGGGAGATCTGAAACTCTGA
- a CDS encoding response regulator, translated as MSTILIVEDEARLADILDGYLRREGFHTERAATGRRALELWRAARPALILLDLMLPELDGLEVARRVRAESNVPIIMLTARDEEIDRLLGLGIGADDYVVKPYSPREVVARVKAVLRRASAATDMSGTLHAGPLTVDPAAFRVTLHGTDLDVTAAEVRLLALLAREAGVVRSRAELLAALGGLERGTDERTVDAHVKNLRRKFGADAGLLDTVRGVGYRLWLA; from the coding sequence ATGAGCACGATTCTGATCGTGGAAGACGAGGCGCGTCTGGCCGACATTCTGGACGGCTATCTGCGCCGCGAGGGCTTCCACACCGAAAGGGCTGCCACCGGGCGCCGCGCACTGGAACTGTGGCGCGCGGCCCGCCCAGCGCTGATTCTGCTGGACCTGATGCTGCCGGAACTGGATGGGCTGGAGGTGGCGCGGCGGGTGCGCGCCGAATCGAACGTGCCGATCATCATGCTCACCGCACGAGACGAGGAAATTGACCGCCTGCTGGGCCTGGGCATTGGCGCCGACGATTATGTGGTCAAACCGTACAGCCCGCGCGAGGTGGTGGCGCGTGTCAAAGCGGTGCTGCGCCGGGCGAGCGCGGCCACCGACATGAGCGGCACCCTGCACGCGGGCCCGCTGACCGTGGACCCCGCCGCCTTCCGGGTCACCCTGCACGGCACCGACCTGGACGTGACCGCCGCCGAGGTCCGGCTGCTGGCCCTGCTAGCGCGGGAAGCGGGCGTGGTGCGCTCACGCGCCGAGCTTCTGGCGGCGCTGGGGGGACTGGAGCGCGGCACCGATGAGCGCACAGTCGACGCCCACGTCAAGAATCTGCGGCGCAAATTTGGGGCCGACGCCGGGCTGCTCGACACTGTGCGTGGCGTGGGCTACCGCTTATGGCTGGCCTGA
- a CDS encoding sensor histidine kinase, whose product MRRRSSGLPPSFQRRLGRKGRRPWGLRARLGRAFALTALLAVVLTTSMTVGTTLRVLADFRPDTAAPLTTAEWDLLVRNAGHTIMGGAVRAALVSTLLSTVVAALVTRQLTWPLRRLADAAQRLQAGARDVALPMPPRQDEVGAVTRAFNDLTLSLARQEAWRRGLVADIAHDLRTPLAVLRSEIEAMQDGVQPVDSAALARLHGEVLLLARLVTDLRLLSLAESGALTLKPEVVDAGEVLRTLADTYARQAADVGVTLTVQTGGPVPVQADPDRLRQTLQNLLDNALRYAAPGPVELRAALQGGQGLLSVRDHGPGFSPSALSRAFERFYRADASRTRDPQGRASSGLGLAIARALTDAQGGQLDARNHPEGGAEFTVRLPGA is encoded by the coding sequence ATGCGCCGCCGTTCCTCCGGTCTGCCCCCCAGCTTCCAGCGCCGCCTGGGGCGCAAGGGGCGCCGGCCCTGGGGCCTGCGGGCGCGGCTGGGCCGGGCCTTTGCCCTGACTGCGCTGCTGGCCGTGGTCCTGACCACCAGTATGACGGTCGGCACCACCCTGCGCGTGCTGGCCGACTTCCGGCCCGACACCGCCGCGCCCCTGACCACCGCCGAATGGGACCTGCTGGTCCGCAATGCCGGGCACACCATCATGGGCGGCGCGGTGCGGGCAGCGCTGGTGAGCACGCTGCTCTCCACCGTGGTGGCGGCGCTGGTGACGCGGCAACTCACCTGGCCGCTGCGCCGCCTGGCCGACGCCGCGCAGCGTCTTCAGGCTGGCGCGCGGGACGTGGCCCTGCCCATGCCCCCCCGGCAGGACGAGGTGGGGGCCGTGACGCGGGCCTTTAATGACCTCACCCTGAGCCTGGCGCGGCAGGAAGCGTGGCGGCGCGGGCTGGTGGCCGACATTGCCCACGACCTGCGCACCCCGCTGGCCGTGCTGCGTTCAGAGATTGAGGCGATGCAGGACGGCGTGCAGCCCGTGGACAGCGCCGCCCTGGCGCGGCTGCACGGCGAGGTGCTGCTGCTGGCCCGGCTGGTCACGGACCTGCGCCTGCTGTCCCTGGCTGAAAGCGGCGCCCTGACCCTGAAGCCAGAGGTGGTTGACGCCGGTGAAGTGCTGCGTACGCTTGCCGACACCTACGCCCGCCAGGCGGCTGACGTGGGCGTCACCCTCACTGTTCAAACGGGCGGCCCTGTGCCCGTGCAGGCTGACCCCGACCGGCTGCGCCAGACCCTTCAGAACCTGCTGGACAATGCCCTGCGTTATGCCGCGCCGGGCCCGGTGGAACTTCGGGCAGCCCTTCAAGGCGGGCAGGGGCTACTGAGCGTGCGCGACCACGGCCCCGGATTTTCCCCCAGCGCCCTGTCGCGCGCCTTCGAGCGCTTTTACCGCGCCGACGCAAGCCGCACCCGGGACCCACAGGGCCGCGCCAGCAGCGGCCTGGGCCTGGCGATTGCCCGCGCCCTGACCGACGCTCAGGGTGGGCAGCTGGACGCCCGCAACCATCCAGAGGGCGGCGCAGAATTTACGGTGCGCTTGCCCGGCGCCTGA
- the soxR gene encoding redox-sensitive transcriptional activator SoxR, with translation MTVLTPAEVSARSGLAVSALHHYEREGLIASTRTGGGQRRYARDTLRRLAFIRAAARVGVSLAEIRAALATLPGGRVPTAADWEVLAARWQAELDERIAALQRLRSDLSSCISCGCLSLDTCALHNPGDDYARAHPSGNRLLGRNESGAEVRRRASAP, from the coding sequence TTGACTGTACTCACCCCAGCTGAAGTGTCGGCCCGCAGCGGCCTGGCCGTGAGCGCGCTGCACCACTACGAACGCGAGGGGCTGATTGCCAGCACGCGCACGGGTGGTGGCCAGCGGCGCTATGCCCGCGACACCCTGCGCCGCCTGGCGTTTATTCGTGCGGCGGCGCGGGTGGGGGTGTCGCTGGCCGAGATTCGCGCGGCTCTGGCCACCCTGCCCGGCGGGCGCGTGCCCACGGCGGCCGACTGGGAGGTGCTGGCGGCGCGCTGGCAGGCCGAACTGGACGAACGCATCGCCGCACTTCAGCGCCTGCGCAGCGACCTGAGCAGCTGCATTTCCTGCGGGTGTCTGTCGCTGGACACCTGCGCGCTGCACAACCCTGGTGACGACTACGCCCGCGCACACCCGTCAGGCAACCGCCTGCTGGGCCGAAACGAAAGCGGCGCTGAGGTCAGGCGCCGGGCAAGCGCACCGTAA
- a CDS encoding VOC family protein, translated as MSHSVALSPTLHLRLARPSRNLAAAQHFYQDGLGLQVLWQSQGDGFADLLMLGLPGAVWHLELTHARGQTVTPTPTAEDLLVLYLDGPVPAEVIQCLEQCGGQRVAALNPYWDEWSVTVQDPDGYRLVLCTRSWPKLPSTT; from the coding sequence GTGAGCCACTCTGTTGCCCTGTCGCCTACCCTTCACCTGCGGCTGGCGCGGCCCAGCCGGAATCTGGCCGCCGCACAGCACTTCTATCAGGACGGCCTGGGCCTCCAGGTGCTGTGGCAGAGCCAAGGAGACGGGTTTGCCGACCTGCTCATGCTGGGTCTGCCGGGCGCAGTCTGGCATCTAGAATTGACGCACGCACGCGGCCAGACTGTGACGCCCACCCCGACCGCCGAGGATCTGCTGGTGCTGTACCTGGATGGGCCCGTGCCAGCGGAGGTCATTCAGTGCCTGGAGCAGTGTGGAGGTCAGCGCGTGGCCGCTCTGAATCCCTACTGGGACGAGTGGAGCGTCACGGTACAGGACCCCGACGGCTACCGGCTGGTGCTGTGTACCCGGTCATGGCCGAAGCTGCCTTCGACAACCTGA